The DNA window GGAAGTAGCGGTACGCCTTCTTCTGTCGGGCCTCGACCTTGACACGGTACTCATTATAGGTGCGCTCGTCGAGCGTGGCAAAGAGGTACCTGGGGTGGACGCCAATGGCCTGGGTACCCTTCTGACCGAAACCAAACGAAGTGACCGAGAAAGCCTTGATACCGTCTGTCTGAATGCTGCGGCTCGGGTACACAATCATGTCAAACTCTTCCATGACGGGATCCACGTTGTCGGCATTGCGGTTGCCCGGAACAAGGCCAGTGTTGAGCACCTGCAGACAGCCGTTCATCATCcaagcgccggcggcaccttTGGGGTGGCCAGTCAAGTACTTCTGGAAGATGCCCAGGACAGCATTGCCCTTCTTtcggccgaggtggcgcagctgctggcaAATAACTGACGATTCGTTCTTGTCGTTGGCCTTGGTCGAAGTACCGTGGAACGATGCGACACCGAGGTCATCGATCGTGAGGCCCCAAGTGGCCAGAGCGCCGCGCAGGGGCGCGATGCTCGGATCGCTCTTCCAGAAGTTATTGCCCATGCTCCGGAGCAGCTCCTTCTCTTGACGGGCGGCCTCCTTCTCAATGTGTGCAAAGCGCTCGTGCGCATACTCCTTGTCGTCAAACGAAGCGTCTTGAGCCTTCATGGCGTCAATCTCGTCGTGGACGAATTCAAGCTCCGACTCCTGCCACTGCTTGATCTGCTTCTTGCGACGCTCGATCTGGCGTCGACGGTAGTTGATGTCGAGCAGAGGCGACGGGAACTTACTGGGGTGCTCGCGGGCAGTTGTGAGGACACCCTGGCCCGGTGCGGGCACTGAGCGACCAATCTTGTCAGAAGCGGTCGCCGTAAGAGCCACAATGCCGTAGATCGGAACGCCCATGTCCAGGGCGAGCTTGGCGGTCATGATGACCTGCATGCCGCAGCCCTGAGACTCCATGAAGCCGTTTCtggtcgtggtggtcggGCGGGACATCTCCCGGGGAGTGCGGCCATGCTCAAATTCGTCGACCGTGTTGCTCGTCGCTTTCATGTTGGCGAATTCGTAGGAGCCCTCTTCACCGAAGTCATCGAAGCCACCGACAAGGCAGACGCGAGCCTTGCCCTCCATGATGGTCTCGTAACCGATGTCCACCGACTCAACAGCAGTGGCGCAAGCACCGACAGGAGTCTTGATGGGGCCCGATGAAGAAAGGAGGAGCATGTTGACCCAAGCAGACATGGTGTTGATGAACGACTCCTGAAGAATGTCGTTCTGGAGAGGCTTGTCAAGGAAGCGGTCCTTGTGCATACCACgcagtgcagcagcaccacccaTGCCGGATCCGACGCAATTACCAAGCTCGGAAACGTGCACATACTTGTAAAACTCGTAAGGGTCTGTGATACCGCTAGAgaggagggcctcgacggtgGTAACGAGCAGGAACAATGTGACGGGGTCAACCTGGGAGACAATATCCTCCGGAATACCATACCGCTTGGGGTCCCAGCCAGTGGGGATCTGGCCGGCAACGAGGCGGTCGAAGCGGAGGGCCTTGGGGATCCAGAGCGACGCACCCTTCCTCATGCGAACAATATACTCGCCGCTGTCGGGGATCTCGAAAATTTCGACCTTGTCGCCATGCTCGCGCTTGAACTCCTCGGCGGTGTCCTTGGAGGCTTCGAAGGGCTCGAGGTCCTCTTCGATGACGACTTCGTGTAGCAGCTGCTTCTGGTTGGGGTCGTAGCCATCAAAGAGCTCTGGCTCGATAAGGCGGATGCCAGAGTGCTCGAGGATATGTTTCTCGTACTTCTGCTTgatgtccttgtcgtcgacaGGCTCCCCAGACTTGGCATCAACCCAGCCGGAGTACGGTTTACCCTTAATGGGGCCATTGTGATTCTTGATGAGACCCATGATCCAGGCCATCTCGACGCAGCCTTCAAGAGAGAACTCGCCATAGGCTTCCATCTCCCATCGGGTGCGAGAGTTACCCCAGGGTCCGACCTCGGCAAagccggtgacgacgacaacctTCTCGAGATCGACCATTCCCTTGAGCGTCTCATTGTGGGGGGCAATTTCGGTCTTCCAGTCTGGGAGAGCAGGGAAATCGAACTTGATGTTGGCGCGGGGCGCGATAGTCTTCTTCTTGTACAAAGCCTCGGACTCGGCGCCGTTGACAATGGTGTTTTCAATGGCGCTctccttggcgacggcccggcGAATTTCGCTTGTCTCCATGATGTCCTTGCGGAGCTTGGTCATGGCCTCATTCAGGTTGGGAATGAACTGCAGGCCGCCGTTGAGATCCGCGAACACGGGCTCGGACTGGCAGAGGTCGACGATGGAAGGCGACATGAGGCCCAGCAGGTTGAAGGCCATCTCCTGCTGTGAGAAGGTGCGCACGCCAAAGGcctccacgccctcggcaacAATGTTGTTGCCCGACATGAGGCCGGTGCCACGGGTCCAGCCGATGACAGCTCCGCAAACAGTGAGGTAGTTGGCCCAGCTCTCCGAGTACCAGCGGTTAAAGAGGGTCTCGAGAGCAAGCTTGGACTCGGAGTACAGACCGTCGTTTCCGAAGGTACCGTGGTTGGGAGACAGGGGAAGCACGACCTGAGCCGGTCGTGTCTCGAAACCGCGCTCGGCCTTCTGGGCCTTGACGCAACCCAGCAGGCGGATGAGATTGGTGAGCATGATACGGTGCGCCAGCTCAGACCTGGAGTCAATAGTATCGATTTGGCGGCCGTTCTCGGAGATGGCAGCGAAGGGTACAATGAAGTCGAGGTCCCAACCAAGGCCGTTCTTGGTGTCGTAAATGTACTCAACCAGGGCTTCAACATCTTGCTTACTTCCCTGGTTAAAtggaacgacgacgatctgAGATCCGCGCGAGCCATAGCGGGTGTACATGGACTGGTAGTACTCGGTGACCTCGCGCGAAAAGCGGCTGGTCGTAACGACGACCTTTGCGCCACCACTGACGAGACCCTGCAGGACCTCGGCGCCAATtgagccagcgccagcgccagtcATGAGAACATACTTGCCCTGGTAGGTAACACCAGACTTGGCGGCGTCTTCCAGGCAGTTGAGGTAGGCAGCCGTAAGCTTCTTGCTGTAGTCCCAGCCGTGAAGGGTCTTGCGCTTGAGGTGCAGGAAGGGGATGGTCTCAaccttgcccttgctggTGCTAGAACCCTTGAGCCCAGTCTTTTTGCCCTTGCCGTTCTCCTTGGGAATGATCTGGCTCTCATTCATGGCGAGGGAGCGCAGGACGTCGCCGTACAGAGACTTGATCTCAAGCTGAGACGTCTTGGACAtcttgtgctgctgcttgatgAGCTTGTAGATGCGTTGCAAATCGCTCTGGACCTTGGTACGGTTGCCGTACTCGGAGATCTTGCCACCCTCGGCCATTTGCTGAACATAGTGCTCAAGCTTTCTGCAGCTGGCGCGGGGAACTTCCTCGTAGTTTAGGTTGCCACGGGCGTCTACTGTAGTGCGAGGACCCGTGGGAACGGCCACATCCTTGTAGACAGGAGAGATGTTCAGGACGTCTTTGCAGTTTTCAATGAGCTGTTGTCCAAGCTCCTTGGCAAGCTTATACGTTTCTCCTCTCTCGGTTGGGCAGTTGTCGATGTGGTACTGCATGAAGTCGAGGAGCTTGGGGTTCGACCGATTCATGATGCGAATACACTGGCTAACAATCTCGCGGTCGACAGCCTGCAATCTGCCGAAGATGATGTCAAAGTACATGCTCAAGGCATCCTGACGAGCCCAGTTCCATGATGAGTCGTAGGTTCGGGCCTTCAAGGGACTGAATACGGGCTCGATGCCGGACGCGTAGAAGTCGCCGTGCTCGGCGGTCCACAGGTCGAGCTGGGCCTGGAGGACCTTCTCCGATTTCTGTGAGTTGATAAAGGCCTTGTCTCCGGAGCGGAGGTCAATTTTGAGGTAGCGGGCGAAGAGTTCCAGTTGCTGCTTGAACAGAGCACGCTGGTCCTTGGTGAGGGCATCGATGGCGGCAGGGTCCATCAtcatgccgctgccggcacCGCCAGATCCGCTGTcggccgatgccgtcgacaGGCTGAAGCCGGCGTTAGCAGCATGCTTTTGCGTaacgtcgtcgaggaacgCCTTGGCATCACCCTCGGAACCCAGACGAGATGCAGGCTCCATGGtcagggcgaggagcagggcACCATCTTGTCTGCCTGGGCCGAGGCCCCATCTTGTCTCGAGGTACTTTCTGGCGGCCGTGATGTTGAAGCCGCCAGGCATCTTGGAGGAGATCAGCCTCGCGATGAGAGACTGAGACTGCTTGCCCAGACTGCCGTCGAAGGTAGCCTGCATGGAGGCACCAAGCTCGTCCAAGGGTGTGTCTTCGGGTTTCTCGGGGGTCGAGCCAAACTCCTTGCCAAGGTCACCGAGGATTTCGTTTTGAAGGGTGGATTTGCCTGCATGTTCATGTTAGTAATGGGATCAAACTGGTTATATGGTAGGATGACTTCTTACCTCCAACGAGATCCTTGATGGCTTTACTGAGCGGCACCTCAAGAAGGGGTTTCTTGAGCTTCTGCGCAATCAAGGCGCGCACGATGTCAATGGCCTGGACAGGTTGATCGGCAACCtgagcagcaggcccagagctggggggcggaggagccgctgccgccgcgggagcagcagcggcagctggcgcggcagtggcaccagcaccaacagcagAGTCGGAAGCGCCTGCTGATGGCTCCggctcatcctcgacggGGTCGACATCGTAGTAAATCTCCTTAGCGTCCTTATTGTAGCAGAGGATCTGTCGCTGAACGgacttggcggcgtcgtatGCTTCGTATTTGGAGGCGAGGGTGCGCTTGGCCATGACGCCGAGAGTGTCGGCGGGACCAATCTCGACGATACGCTCAGCAGTCCTCTCTGCGAGGAACACATCTTGTGTCTCGATCCATCTCACCGGCGAGGCGAACTGGTATGCGAGGAGCTCAATGAGCAGGGTATGAGCGAGCTCTTGCTCGACTTCGGGCCGCATCTCGAGAGGCGGAGAGTGGACTCGTCGAGATGTGTAAGATAGAGGACTCAATCGAGTCGCAAACGGCCTGAACGAtgcgacggcctcgtcgtcgccctctttGAACGGAACTCGCACGAGGTGAAAGGAGAAGAAAACGTTGGCGGGTATTCAGGGTCGCTGGTCGAGGATAGAGTTGAGGAAGGCAGAATAAGGAGTGGCCCAAGTCTCCTTACCCAGCAACGCAGAGGTATAATACGAGGTGGATGTGGAAAAGGAGGATTCTggggagagggcggcggagagaCACTGGGGGGTGAAAAAGATGCGGGATGGCGATAGTGAGATAGATGTCGATGGTCTAGCCTGCCCACGGAGAGACGGGCAGAACGGCCGGGCAAGCAAGACGCGGCGAGGTACCTCGCGCAGCGAAGGTCAAGCGCGGAACACGCCCGGAAGCCTGCACCAACAGCCGAACAGCAATGGCTTCGATTGTTGAACCGTGAGTCCCACCAAACCTGACGGGTCCCCAGCCAGGGCgcagaaaaaaaaattggGGGACGCTtttgggcgggcgggtccAGGGCCTGCAGGCTGGCCTGCAGGCCGGCGTGGCTTCTTTgctgcaggtggtggtgggtgggcttCTCAACCAGATTGCCGGTCTAAGCCCAACGCGGCAAGGCGTGATTATTCTCGCCCAGGTCACTGGTGCTGCCGGCTGGCGACCGGAGTCAAAAGCCGGGCCGCCACCCACCTACACACCAGTGCAAGCCCAGCGGTTCTCCTGGCCGATGGAGGGACAGCAGGCGGCCACCATTGCATCACTcccgaccagcagcagcagcaccaccgccagtccaccaccactgccacaCCACCTGCACTgcacaccacaccacctGCACACAGCAGGGGTCTGACTCCAAAAGATTCTCAGGCGTACGTACCTAATCGCGCCCAGGAGACTTTTTCTCGGGCCATCCAATGCAGGGCAGGAAAACTCTTTCCTCGCCATGAGCGTCTGccatcgtggcggcggcggcggccctaCATATCCCGAGAAGCTTTTTCAAGACTCAGACCCGGCTCTTCCCTCGTAGGATGCCAGGTGCTAAGCGCTTTCTACGCATCTCGGGGTCCGGCCTCTGTtctggccgccgacgtcgtcacGTCGCCTCATCGCCCGTGGTTGATCACCAAGCGGCACCTGtcatcgccagccagcgggaCGGCAGCCGAAGCTTAGGCTGCCGCCTAGGTACGTTGCACCATGTACGAAGCCCCCCTAGTTTGCTGGGTACGGTATCTGGGACGGACTTTTGGGCCGAGTGCTGCAAGATGGCAGCGGGACACGCTACGGCGCGGTACCTAAAAAAGTCCGTCTAGGTGCCGCCCATTGGACCATAAGCACAGATTGCCACCCTGCCTTACCAACAGATTCAGTGCTTCCAACCACGCGGGTTGGTGGTCATGCAACCCTGCTGTCGTTGAACGATGGTTTTGGCGCAATTTCGCTGGGGAGGTACCGGTACGAAGGACATGAGGCCATGTTGTGCAACCAtatcgtcgtcctcatccacCCTCCActgtacgtactttgtaccgTGGTGTCCACCACCAAGAGTCGTTGCCTCATTACGAACACCGGTGTCAACGATTATGACGCAGGGCTATCTGCGTAGCCAATGTCTGTTCCTTGAAGGCAATGCATGCCATCGGCCGATGGCGCGCCAACTCACTCAACCTGTACCCAACTGCGCATTGCGATACCATGATCGAGCACCAAAGCCATGGGAAGTGtgggcaaaaaaaaaaatcttGTGGTGCCCTGCTCGTTGGTCCTGGTGTAATCTCGCGAGTCGGGTCTGCTCTCCACGGCAACATTCGTGTCACGGCCTGCCCTGACAGCTTGAATGCCCCATCCTCAGGCCTTCGCGTGAGGGGACCCCGGCGTCCGAATCCATGTACGGACTTTGGTGCGTTTCCGCCCCGACCGGCCCGCCCAGGGGCCAACAAAGGCCTGAGATCTGGACAGCATTTCGGACGAAGCCCCCCGGTCCGGAGTTGCGATGTGTCTTCGCGGCAACGCGAGATAATGggtgcctgccttgcctacAATCGTACTCGCCTTGAACGCCAAAGCCGTCAGATTACGAAGTCGGATTCTCCAGTTCGCTGAGCCGCATCCATCAACAAGCCACATCCGCTGGCCGACGATGTTTTTGCGGCGCCCGGCTGTTAGTTTCGCAGTAACTTGGAGTGTAAGATGAGGATCGAGGCTGCCAATGGAGCCTAG is part of the Purpureocillium takamizusanense chromosome 7, complete sequence genome and encodes:
- the FAS1_1 gene encoding Fatty-acyl-CoA synthase system (EggNog:ENOG503NV76~COG:Q), whose amino-acid sequence is MRPEVEQELAHTLLIELLAYQFASPVRWIETQDVFLAERTAERIVEIGPADTLGVMAKRTLASKYEAYDAAKSVQRQILCYNKDAKEIYYDVDPVEDEPEPSAGASDSAVGAGATAAPAAAAAPAAAAAPPPPSSGPAAQVADQPVQAIDIVRALIAQKLKKPLLEVPLSKAIKDLVGGKSTLQNEILGDLGKEFGSTPEKPEDTPLDELGASMQATFDGSLGKQSQSLIARLISSKMPGGFNITAARKYLETRWGLGPGRQDGALLLALTMEPASRLGSEGDAKAFLDDVTQKHAANAGFSLSTASADSGSGGAGSGMMMDPAAIDALTKDQRALFKQQLELFARYLKIDLRSGDKAFINSQKSEKVLQAQLDLWTAEHGDFYASGIEPVFSPLKARTYDSSWNWARQDALSMYFDIIFGRLQAVDREIVSQCIRIMNRSNPKLLDFMQYHIDNCPTERGETYKLAKELGQQLIENCKDVLNISPVYKDVAVPTGPRTTVDARGNLNYEEVPRASCRKLEHYVQQMAEGGKISEYGNRTKVQSDLQRIYKLIKQQHKMSKTSQLEIKSLYGDVLRSLAMNESQIIPKENGKGKKTGLKGSSTSKGKVETIPFLHLKRKTLHGWDYSKKLTAAYLNCLEDAAKSGVTYQGKYVLMTGAGAGSIGAEVLQGLVSGGAKVVVTTSRFSREVTEYYQSMYTRYGSRGSQIVVVPFNQGSKQDVEALVEYIYDTKNGLGWDLDFIVPFAAISENGRQIDTIDSRSELAHRIMLTNLIRLLGCVKAQKAERGFETRPAQVVLPLSPNHGTFGNDGLYSESKLALETLFNRWYSESWANYLTVCGAVIGWTRGTGLMSGNNIVAEGVEAFGVRTFSQQEMAFNLLGLMSPSIVDLCQSEPVFADLNGGLQFIPNLNEAMTKLRKDIMETSEIRRAVAKESAIENTIVNGAESEALYKKKTIAPRANIKFDFPALPDWKTEIAPHNETLKGMVDLEKVVVVTGFAEVGPWGNSRTRWEMEAYGEFSLEGCVEMAWIMGLIKNHNGPIKGKPYSGWVDAKSGEPVDDKDIKQKYEKHILEHSGIRLIEPELFDGYDPNQKQLLHEVVIEEDLEPFEASKDTAEEFKREHGDKVEIFEIPDSGEYIVRMRKGASLWIPKALRFDRLVAGQIPTGWDPKRYGIPEDIVSQVDPVTLFLLVTTVEALLSSGITDPYEFYKYVHVSELGNCVGSGMGGAAALRGMHKDRFLDKPLQNDILQESFINTMSAWVNMLLLSSSGPIKTPVGACATAVESVDIGYETIMEGKARVCLVGGFDDFGEEGSYEFANMKATSNTVDEFEHGRTPREMSRPTTTTRNGFMESQGCGMQVIMTAKLALDMGVPIYGIVALTATASDKIGRSVPAPGQGVLTTAREHPSKFPSPLLDINYRRRQIERRKKQIKQWQESELEFVHDEIDAMKAQDASFDDKEYAHERFAHIEKEAARQEKELLRSMGNNFWKSDPSIAPLRGALATWGLTIDDLGVASFHGTSTKANDKNESSVICQQLRHLGRKKGNAVLGIFQKYLTGHPKGAAGAWMMNGCLQVLNTGLVPGNRNADNVDPVMEEFDMIVYPSRSIQTDGIKAFSVTSFGFGQKGTQAIGVHPRYLFATLDERTYNEYRVKVEARQKKAYRYFHNGLINNSLFVAKNSSPYADEQLSSVLLNPDARVSEDKKSAELKYAANFAKQAEKTVPASRASETQKIMEALAHKVANKNSKVGVDVEDISAVNIDNETFLERNFTAEEISYCRGAPSPQSSFAGRWSAKEAVFKSLGVASKGAGAAMKDIEILRDDKGAPTVSLHGDAAAAAKQAGVKDLTLSISHSDNQAIAVAVANF